The following proteins are co-located in the Argopecten irradians isolate NY chromosome 9, Ai_NY, whole genome shotgun sequence genome:
- the LOC138332025 gene encoding thiosulfate sulfurtransferase-like — MSQSYLVNVDWLNERITKGDLDKVVILDVSWSSSKDMKEHYNTEHVPGASYLSVMEGKHTDMFPRNIPDVEAFQESVRAAGVDSDTHVIIYSDSDACGFFLSGRAWWTFKLFGHKDVSILNGGWQKWKSSGYPVSTEIPTPKKGDFTCKSDDNIRLTFDTMVNNLTSSDRQVCDSRPSSKYSGPESAGHIKGAKNLPMSALLNTQNGTLKDLDGLKKEFSTAGVDLSKPIACYCNSGMSSCTLAFTAALCGNDNVSVYHGGFTEWGKRSKEDQIEK, encoded by the exons ATGAGCCAATCTTACCTAGTAAACGTGGACTGGTTGAATGAAAGAATCACCAAGGGAGACCTGGACAAGGTGGTCATCTTGGACGTTTCCTGGTCAAGCAGTAAAGACATGAAAGAACACTACAACAC GGAACATGTTCCCGGGGCGTCATACCTCAGTGTAATGGAAGGGAAACACACGGACATGTTTCCCCGTAACATCCCGGATGTGGAAGCCTTTCAGGAAAGCGTCAGAGCTGCTGGAGTGGACAGTGACACTCACGTCATCATATACAGCGACTCGGACGCATGTGGATTCTTCCTCTCGGGTCGTGCTTGGTGGACATTTAAG ctTTTCGGCCATAAAGACGTGTCCATCCTGAACGGTGGTTGGCAGAAATGGAAGTCTTCAGGCTACCCTGTATCTACTGAAATACCTACCCCGAAG AAAGGAGACTTCACCTGTAAATCTGATGATAATATACGACTGACCTTTGACACGATGGTCAATAATTTGACATCATCAGACCGTCAAGTGTGTGACAGTAGACCGTCCTCTAAATACTCCGGGCCAG AAAGCGCTGGGCACATAAAAGGAGCAAAGAATCTACCGATGTCTGCCTTACTTAATACTCAAAATGGGACACTGAAAGATTTAGACGGTCTTAAAAAAG AATTTAGCACGGCTGGCGTAGACCTGTCTAAACCCATAGCCTGTTATTGTAACAGTGGCATGTCATCGTGTACTTTGGCCTTCACAGCAGCTCTTTGTGGTAATGACAATGTTTCTGTTTACCAC